A single genomic interval of Psychroserpens sp. NJDZ02 harbors:
- the tyrS gene encoding tyrosine--tRNA ligase encodes METINRLKENVEILLPENGLEEKLEQAKKENRKLIIKLGFDPTAPDLHLGHAVVLKKLREFQDLGHQVIILVGDFTARIGDPTGKNKSRKPLSVEAVKHNAETYLNQLSKIIDIDKVKIVYNSEWLDKLSFTEVIQVLSKVTAAQLMNRNDFNKRFTENTPIAMHEMVYPILQGFDSVEIKADIEMGGTDQLFNCTMGRKLQETFDMNPQIVMCMPLLKGLDGIEKMSKSLNNIIGLTDNPKDMFGKTMSIPDNLIEEFLHLTTDFSLNEKKAIKTRLDNGENPMEIKKIIAKNIITQYHNSSLAQQAEEHFKNQFQNKKFEDKEFEPVLINNIQQEKKTIKLIDLCVQLKKGLSKSAIRRLIEDGAVQVNLKKDKDINTEITIKSGTKIKIGKRDFYELIE; translated from the coding sequence ATGGAAACAATAAATAGATTAAAAGAAAATGTAGAGATCCTTCTTCCAGAAAATGGATTGGAAGAAAAGTTAGAACAAGCGAAAAAAGAGAATCGAAAGCTCATTATAAAACTTGGTTTTGACCCAACTGCACCAGATTTACACTTAGGACACGCAGTTGTACTAAAAAAACTCAGAGAGTTTCAAGATTTAGGGCATCAGGTTATAATTTTAGTTGGAGATTTTACAGCAAGAATTGGCGACCCTACAGGAAAGAACAAAAGTAGAAAACCATTATCAGTAGAAGCTGTTAAACATAATGCTGAAACATACTTAAATCAATTATCTAAAATCATAGACATTGATAAAGTTAAAATAGTTTATAATTCTGAATGGTTAGACAAATTATCATTTACAGAAGTGATTCAAGTTTTATCAAAAGTGACCGCTGCTCAGCTTATGAATAGAAATGATTTTAATAAACGGTTTACTGAAAATACACCAATTGCAATGCACGAGATGGTCTACCCGATTTTACAAGGTTTTGACTCGGTAGAAATTAAAGCAGACATTGAAATGGGAGGCACAGACCAACTTTTTAACTGTACAATGGGGAGGAAACTTCAGGAAACTTTTGACATGAATCCACAAATTGTAATGTGTATGCCATTATTAAAAGGACTTGATGGAATAGAAAAAATGAGCAAGTCGTTAAATAATATCATTGGATTAACAGATAATCCAAAGGATATGTTTGGAAAAACGATGTCTATTCCTGATAATTTGATTGAGGAATTCCTTCATTTAACAACCGATTTCTCTTTAAATGAAAAAAAAGCAATTAAAACCAGATTAGACAATGGAGAAAACCCAATGGAAATTAAAAAAATAATTGCTAAAAATATTATTACTCAATACCATAATAGCAGCCTAGCTCAACAAGCAGAAGAACATTTTAAAAACCAATTTCAGAACAAGAAATTTGAAGACAAAGAATTTGAACCCGTATTAATTAATAATATCCAACAAGAAAAAAAGACAATTAAATTAATAGATTTATGTGTTCAATTAAAAAAAGGGTTATCAAAATCGGCTATCCGGAGATTAATTGAAGATGGTGCAGTGCAAGTTAATTTGAAAAAAGACAAAGATATAAATACAGAAATAACCATAAAATCAGGTACAAAAATAAAAATAGGAAAAAGAGATTTTTACGAATTAATAGAATAA
- a CDS encoding integrase core domain-containing protein — MTERVNGILKDEFYFDQTFDNVSHAKRAAKNAKKLYNEVRLHLSLDYKTPNMVYKLAA; from the coding sequence ATGACAGAACGTGTAAATGGCATCTTAAAAGATGAATTTTATTTCGATCAAACCTTTGATAATGTGAGCCACGCAAAGAGAGCTGCAAAAAATGCAAAAAAATTATACAACGAAGTAAGATTACATTTATCTTTAGATTATAAAACTCCTAATATGGTATATAAATTAGCAGCTTAA
- a CDS encoding alkaline phosphatase D family protein, whose amino-acid sequence MNKQFNRRSFLKNTLLATGGIILIPNFISCSNDDDLSDPSIIPEHLDETNYEYGVASFDPTQSQVIIWTRYTSNSTTATLTWQIATDVMFSNLVRSGEVTTDSSRDFTVAVEVQNLQADQKLYYRFINSNDATVSPIGETITLPSGGVDQVKIGVTSCANYAAGLFNVYSTMATSNIDIVVHLGDYIYEYGAGQYGTNAFTETLGRTHSPAHEIISLEDYRARYKQYRSDENLMLLHQKKPFIAVWDDHEITNDTYKDGAQNHQDNEGAFEVRKQNALQAYSEYLPAMTNDASIIYRSFQIGNLVNLVMLDTRLVDREKQLEITDYFNASGDFDTTTFQQDWLNPNRTMLGTTQKNWLLNEVASNSAEWQVLGQQVLMGKMMIPAELLSALGTIIGEVSATGSASSDSMQLFQQQLEELVQLKLRVLNNDPSLTAYELARINTVLPYNLDAWDGYPAEREIILEAFAGKKVVVLAGDTHNAWSNTVVSNSENVTVTELATSSVSSPGFDTYLGSSPTFVNSFQDAITLLIDGLNYFDSARRGYMEVTFSPGTATSDWIYVDSVFSESFSTIIGHSITL is encoded by the coding sequence ATGAATAAACAATTTAACAGACGGTCATTTTTAAAAAACACATTATTAGCAACAGGAGGCATTATATTGATTCCAAATTTTATTAGTTGCTCAAACGATGATGATTTAAGCGACCCAAGTATAATCCCAGAACACCTAGACGAAACAAATTATGAATATGGTGTTGCAAGTTTCGACCCTACGCAATCGCAAGTCATCATCTGGACTAGATACACCTCAAATAGCACAACTGCGACTCTAACATGGCAAATTGCAACAGATGTTATGTTTTCTAATTTAGTAAGAAGTGGAGAAGTTACAACAGATAGTTCTCGCGATTTTACAGTAGCTGTCGAAGTACAAAACTTACAAGCCGACCAAAAATTGTATTACCGTTTTATTAATAGCAATGATGCTACTGTTTCTCCAATTGGTGAAACTATAACATTACCTTCCGGAGGAGTTGATCAGGTAAAAATTGGTGTGACCTCTTGTGCTAATTATGCTGCTGGATTATTTAATGTCTATAGTACGATGGCCACATCAAATATCGATATCGTTGTTCATTTAGGTGATTATATTTATGAATATGGTGCTGGTCAATATGGTACAAATGCGTTTACAGAGACTTTAGGTAGAACTCATAGTCCAGCGCATGAAATTATTTCATTAGAAGATTATAGAGCAAGATATAAGCAATACAGAAGTGATGAAAATCTAATGTTATTGCATCAAAAAAAACCATTTATAGCCGTTTGGGATGATCATGAAATAACAAACGACACGTATAAAGATGGTGCACAAAACCATCAAGATAATGAAGGGGCTTTTGAAGTAAGAAAACAAAATGCGTTACAAGCCTATAGCGAGTATTTACCTGCAATGACTAACGATGCTAGTATTATTTATAGAAGTTTTCAAATAGGAAACTTAGTTAATTTAGTAATGCTAGACACCAGACTAGTTGATAGAGAAAAGCAATTAGAAATCACAGATTATTTTAATGCTTCAGGTGATTTTGATACTACAACATTTCAACAAGACTGGTTAAATCCTAATAGAACAATGTTAGGTACAACGCAAAAAAACTGGTTATTAAATGAAGTTGCTAGCAATAGTGCAGAATGGCAAGTATTAGGCCAACAAGTATTAATGGGTAAAATGATGATTCCTGCCGAATTATTAAGCGCTTTAGGTACTATTATTGGAGAAGTAAGTGCGACAGGATCTGCCTCTTCCGATTCTATGCAACTGTTTCAGCAACAATTAGAAGAATTAGTGCAACTAAAACTAAGAGTACTTAATAACGATCCTAGTCTAACGGCGTATGAATTAGCAAGAATCAATACGGTTTTACCTTACAACTTAGATGCTTGGGATGGTTACCCTGCCGAAAGAGAAATAATCCTTGAAGCCTTTGCTGGTAAAAAAGTCGTTGTTTTAGCTGGAGACACACATAATGCTTGGTCCAACACAGTAGTATCCAACAGCGAAAATGTAACTGTTACAGAGTTGGCAACATCTTCTGTAAGCTCGCCAGGTTTTGATACTTACTTAGGGTCCTCCCCTACTTTTGTTAATAGTTTTCAGGACGCCATAACACTATTAATAGATGGATTAAATTATTTTGATTCTGCTAGACGTGGTTATATGGAAGTTACATTTAGTCCTGGAACTGCAACATCCGATTGGATATATGTAGACTCTGTTTTTTCAGAATCCTTTTCAACCATAATAGGACACTCGATAACCCTATAA
- a CDS encoding DUF4870 domain-containing protein, with translation MTQNRELLVLTHLSQLVSLIIGCGSLIAPLVLWITQKDKIYQMDTHGKSIVNFQLSLVLLYVVCVPLILLFGLGFLGWFVLGVISIIYPIINAVKVSQGENPEYPLSFNFIS, from the coding sequence ATGACACAAAACAGAGAATTATTAGTATTAACCCATTTAAGTCAATTGGTATCCTTAATTATAGGGTGTGGTAGCTTAATAGCGCCTTTAGTATTGTGGATAACACAAAAAGATAAAATATATCAAATGGATACGCATGGAAAAAGCATTGTAAACTTTCAGTTAAGTTTAGTGCTTTTATATGTAGTATGTGTGCCCTTAATACTGCTATTTGGATTAGGTTTTTTAGGTTGGTTCGTTTTAGGTGTAATCTCGATTATATATCCAATAATAAACGCTGTGAAAGTTAGTCAAGGCGAAAACCCAGAATACCCTTTATCTTTTAATTTTATTAGTTAG
- the dnaN gene encoding DNA polymerase III subunit beta, translated as MKFIVSSTYLLKQLQVLGGVINSSNTLPILDNFLFDLNESKLTVSASDLETTMSAVLDVDSDNEGSVAIPARLLLDTLKTFPEQPLTFVIEENNIVEISSNHGKYALAYADGNEFPKAVSLEDPSNTKMPGHILATAINKTIFAAGNDDLRPVMSGVFFQFSTEGLTFVATDAHKLVKYTRDDVKASQVAEFIMPKKPLNLLKGILGASDDEITIEYNDSNAKFTFENTVLICRLIDGKYPNYEAVIPKENPNKLTIDRTQFLNSVRRVSIFSNKTTHQIRLKIAGAELNISAEDIDYSNKAEERLTCDYQGDDMQIGFNSRFLTEMLNNLGSNEVQLELSMPNRAGILTPIDDLEEGEHVTMLVMPVMLNS; from the coding sequence ATGAAATTTATTGTATCAAGTACTTACTTACTAAAACAACTACAGGTTTTAGGAGGTGTAATAAACAGCTCGAATACACTACCAATTTTAGATAATTTTTTATTCGACTTAAACGAATCTAAACTAACGGTATCAGCAAGTGATTTAGAAACAACGATGTCTGCAGTATTAGATGTAGACAGTGATAATGAAGGAAGCGTTGCTATTCCTGCCCGTTTACTGTTAGATACTTTAAAAACGTTTCCAGAGCAACCCTTAACATTTGTTATTGAAGAGAATAACATTGTTGAAATCAGCTCTAATCATGGTAAATACGCTTTAGCTTATGCTGACGGAAACGAATTCCCGAAAGCTGTAAGTCTTGAAGATCCAAGTAATACAAAAATGCCTGGTCATATTTTAGCGACTGCTATTAACAAAACTATTTTTGCTGCTGGTAATGATGATTTAAGACCTGTAATGAGTGGTGTGTTTTTCCAATTCTCTACCGAAGGTTTAACATTTGTTGCTACGGATGCACACAAATTAGTAAAATATACTAGAGATGACGTCAAAGCATCTCAGGTTGCTGAGTTTATTATGCCTAAAAAACCTTTAAACTTATTAAAAGGAATTTTAGGAGCAAGTGACGACGAAATCACTATCGAGTATAATGATTCTAATGCGAAATTCACTTTTGAAAATACCGTATTAATTTGTCGTTTAATTGATGGTAAATATCCAAACTACGAAGCAGTAATACCAAAAGAAAATCCGAACAAATTAACGATTGACAGAACTCAATTTTTAAATTCTGTGCGTCGTGTTAGTATTTTCTCAAACAAAACAACACATCAAATTAGATTAAAAATTGCTGGAGCAGAACTAAATATCTCTGCAGAAGACATTGACTACTCTAACAAAGCAGAAGAGCGTTTGACTTGTGATTATCAAGGTGACGATATGCAAATAGGGTTTAACTCTCGTTTTTTAACAGAAATGTTGAATAACTTAGGTTCTAATGAGGTACAACTAGAATTAAGTATGCCAAACAGAGCTGGTATTCTTACACCAATTGACGACTTAGAAGAAGGTGAACATGTCACTATGTTAGTTATGCCTGTTATGCTAAACAGCTAA
- the gldG gene encoding gliding motility-associated ABC transporter substrate-binding protein GldG — MNKSIKNIALLVVGLILLNVLAQKVYKRFDLTTDQRYTLNPSALAILDKAESPVVIDVYLEGDGFPSEFRKLQSETRQLLEEFKAYNNNISFNFINPIENEATRDQNIQQLNARGLTPMQLNVQENGKSSQAVIFPWALASYNDTTVKIPLVKNTIGATQQQLVTNSVQQLEYAFADGFSKLVNPKRRKIAVLKGNGQLENKYIADYIKSIRDYYFIAPFTLDSVANHAESTLKKLQDFDLIISAKPTEPFTEAEKFVLDQYTMNGGKSLWMVEQVAMSKDSLYNDLGKNIAMPMDLNLTDFFFKYGVRINPLIVSSMYSAPITLASGEGSESQFQSYPWTYSPLAKGNSKHPIVNNLDFLKFDFANPMDLIKSSTKKTILLQSAPLSKLEGTPREISLDMVNDKLDPKSFNKGPQNLAVLLEGTFTSAYKNRVKPLKLANTKAQSIPTKMVVISDGDIVKNEVGRTGPEELGFDKYTGQTFGNKEFLVNVANYLLDDNGLINIRSKEIAVAFLNPEKITEEKTKWQLLNVLLPLVLLGVFGFLFNYFRKKKYAK, encoded by the coding sequence TTGAATAAATCTATCAAAAATATCGCACTTTTAGTCGTTGGTTTAATTTTACTAAACGTACTTGCTCAAAAGGTTTATAAACGTTTTGATTTAACTACCGATCAACGTTACACACTTAATCCTTCGGCTTTAGCCATATTGGATAAAGCAGAATCTCCTGTGGTTATAGATGTGTATTTGGAAGGCGATGGTTTTCCTTCAGAATTCAGAAAACTACAATCAGAAACTAGACAATTACTTGAAGAATTTAAAGCGTATAACAACAATATTAGCTTCAATTTTATAAATCCGATTGAAAACGAAGCAACACGCGATCAAAATATTCAACAGTTAAATGCCCGTGGTTTAACACCCATGCAATTAAACGTCCAGGAGAATGGAAAATCAAGCCAAGCTGTTATTTTCCCATGGGCTTTGGCCAGTTATAATGATACTACGGTAAAAATTCCTTTAGTAAAAAACACCATTGGAGCCACGCAACAACAATTAGTAACTAATTCTGTACAACAGTTAGAGTATGCTTTTGCAGACGGTTTTAGCAAATTAGTTAATCCTAAACGTCGTAAAATAGCGGTTTTAAAAGGTAATGGACAACTTGAAAACAAATACATTGCCGATTATATAAAAAGCATTAGAGATTATTATTTTATAGCTCCTTTTACTTTAGATAGTGTGGCCAATCATGCCGAAAGTACGCTAAAAAAATTGCAAGACTTTGATTTAATTATTTCAGCTAAACCAACAGAACCCTTTACCGAAGCTGAAAAATTTGTATTAGACCAGTATACCATGAACGGCGGAAAAAGTTTGTGGATGGTAGAACAAGTCGCAATGAGTAAAGACAGTTTGTATAATGACTTGGGTAAAAACATAGCAATGCCTATGGACTTAAACCTAACCGACTTTTTCTTTAAATATGGCGTCCGTATCAATCCATTAATTGTAAGCTCCATGTACTCCGCTCCGATTACATTAGCCTCGGGAGAAGGTAGCGAAAGTCAATTCCAGAGTTACCCTTGGACCTACTCCCCTTTAGCTAAAGGAAACTCTAAACATCCCATTGTAAACAATTTAGACTTTTTAAAGTTTGATTTTGCAAATCCAATGGACCTTATAAAAAGCAGTACTAAAAAAACTATTTTATTACAAAGTGCTCCTTTAAGTAAATTAGAAGGTACTCCAAGAGAAATAAGCTTGGATATGGTTAATGATAAATTAGACCCTAAATCGTTTAATAAAGGGCCTCAAAATCTAGCTGTACTATTAGAAGGCACCTTCACCTCTGCCTATAAAAACAGAGTTAAACCCTTAAAATTAGCAAACACTAAAGCGCAAAGTATCCCTACCAAAATGGTGGTCATTTCTGATGGTGACATTGTTAAAAATGAAGTGGGCAGAACCGGTCCTGAAGAGCTTGGTTTTGATAAATATACTGGACAGACTTTTGGTAATAAAGAATTTTTAGTAAATGTGGCTAATTATCTTTTGGACGACAACGGACTTATAAACATTAGATCTAAAGAAATTGCTGTTGCTTTTTTAAATCCCGAAAAAATAACCGAAGAAAAAACAAAATGGCAACTCTTAAATGTCTTATTACCATTGGTTTTATTAGGTGTTTTTGGTTTTCTGTTTAACTACTTCCGAAAGAAAAAATACGCAAAGTAA
- the gldF gene encoding gliding motility-associated ABC transporter permease subunit GldF, whose amino-acid sequence MLAILKKEINSFFASPIGYLVITIFLVLNGLFLWVFKGEFNILDNGFADLSSFFLLAPWILIFLIPAVTMRSFSDEKKQGTLELLLTKPISTLQLVLGKYLGAFILILIALIPTVLYVYTVYQLGNPTGNLDFGSTLGSYFGLLFLVAAYTAIGVFASTLSDNQIVAFIVAVFLCLFFYIGFEGIADVVSNNMIENLGMNAHFKSMSRGVLDTRDIIYFLSVTTLFIMLTKFNIKKQ is encoded by the coding sequence ATGCTAGCCATACTTAAAAAAGAAATAAATTCATTTTTCGCGTCGCCCATTGGCTATTTAGTCATTACTATATTTTTAGTACTAAACGGTCTATTTTTGTGGGTCTTTAAAGGCGAATTTAATATCCTTGATAACGGATTTGCAGACTTATCCTCTTTTTTCTTATTAGCGCCTTGGATACTAATATTCTTGATTCCTGCTGTAACTATGCGCAGTTTTAGTGACGAGAAAAAACAAGGGACTTTAGAGTTGTTATTAACCAAGCCTATTAGTACATTACAATTAGTTTTAGGTAAATATCTTGGTGCTTTTATACTAATTTTAATAGCGTTAATTCCAACAGTATTATACGTTTACACAGTCTATCAATTAGGTAATCCTACTGGTAATCTCGATTTTGGAAGCACGTTAGGCTCTTATTTTGGACTGTTATTTTTAGTTGCGGCTTACACTGCTATTGGTGTTTTTGCATCTACATTATCAGACAACCAAATCGTTGCCTTTATCGTCGCTGTATTTTTATGCCTGTTTTTTTATATTGGATTTGAAGGTATTGCAGATGTAGTTTCTAATAATATGATTGAAAACCTAGGAATGAATGCACATTTTAAAAGCATGAGTCGCGGTGTGTTAGATACGAGGGATATTATCTACTTTTTAAGCGTGACGACATTGTTTATAATGTTAACCAAATTTAACATCAAAAAACAATAA
- a CDS encoding putative quinol monooxygenase has protein sequence MFVRIVKLSFAEENIATFLANFETIKYKIRNFEGNQLLELYQDKHNSNVFFTYSYWDAESDLENYRNSELFKGIWAKTKPLFNAKPEAWSVDKLASLK, from the coding sequence ATGTTTGTAAGAATTGTAAAATTAAGTTTTGCTGAAGAAAACATAGCGACCTTTCTCGCTAATTTTGAAACTATAAAATATAAAATTAGAAATTTTGAAGGCAATCAATTATTAGAGTTATATCAAGACAAACACAATAGTAACGTGTTTTTTACGTATAGTTACTGGGATGCTGAAAGTGATTTAGAAAATTATAGAAACTCTGAATTATTCAAAGGAATTTGGGCAAAAACAAAACCCTTATTTAATGCAAAACCTGAAGCTTGGAGTGTTGACAAATTAGCGTCACTAAAATAA
- a CDS encoding S-adenosyl-l-methionine hydroxide adenosyltransferase family protein, which produces MPIITLTTDFGEKDHYAGAIKGAIYSELPEVRIVDISHSVSPFNIAEAAYIIQNAYSSFPKGSIHLIGIDSELNQENKHIAVELDDHYFVCANNGIMSMIANEIAPSKLVEINIHDKIETSFPVLDVFVKVACHIARGGTLEVIGKAINTIKPIKNLVPYVNEEQTQIIGSIIYIDNYGNVVTNIKKSFFEKLQKGRTYEVSARNNKFKKIQNKYSDIVNFDIPEDKRTDEGRGLVVFNSSNYLEIAIYKSNNQTVGSASSLMGLGLRDTITINFIKEEPVNFNG; this is translated from the coding sequence ATGCCAATTATAACGCTTACCACAGATTTTGGAGAGAAAGATCACTATGCCGGCGCAATCAAAGGTGCTATTTATAGTGAATTACCTGAGGTTAGAATTGTTGATATCTCTCACTCTGTCTCTCCTTTTAATATTGCTGAAGCTGCATATATTATTCAAAATGCTTATAGTAGTTTTCCTAAAGGTAGTATTCACTTAATAGGTATTGACTCGGAATTAAATCAAGAAAACAAACATATTGCAGTGGAGTTGGATGACCATTATTTTGTATGTGCCAACAATGGAATAATGAGTATGATTGCTAATGAAATTGCGCCCTCTAAATTAGTCGAAATTAATATACACGATAAAATAGAAACGAGTTTTCCTGTATTGGATGTCTTTGTAAAAGTTGCTTGTCATATTGCCCGAGGTGGTACTCTTGAAGTGATTGGTAAAGCGATTAACACTATCAAACCCATTAAAAACTTAGTCCCTTATGTTAATGAGGAACAAACGCAAATTATAGGAAGTATAATTTATATTGATAATTATGGTAATGTTGTCACGAATATAAAGAAATCCTTTTTTGAGAAATTACAAAAAGGCAGAACTTACGAGGTGTCCGCTAGAAATAATAAATTTAAAAAAATACAAAATAAATATAGTGATATTGTAAACTTTGACATCCCAGAAGATAAGCGTACTGATGAAGGTCGTGGTTTAGTTGTTTTTAATAGCTCTAATTATTTAGAAATAGCAATTTACAAAAGTAACAATCAAACCGTTGGAAGCGCCAGTAGTTTAATGGGGTTAGGATTACGTGACACGATAACCATAAATTTTATAAAAGAAGAACCCGTAAATTTTAACGGATAA
- a CDS encoding PhoH family protein, producing MNEIIIELEEMSPKEFFGTGNENITLLKKYFPKLKIVARGNKIKAFGDDELLEEFDRRMTMLIMHFSKYNKLDENVIERVLTSQSGDDYKTSEQSGEVLVHGVNGKPIKPITANQRKMVELMRKNDMVFAIGPAGTGKTYTGVALAVKALKNKEVKRIILTRPAVEAGENLGFLPGDLQEKLDPYMQPIYDALRDMIPAEKLAHYIENGTIQIAPLAFMRGRTLDHAFVILDEGQNTTHAQMKMFLTRMGKNAKFLLTGDPGQIDLPRRTISGLKEALLILKGVEGVGMIFLDDKDVVRHKLVKKIIEAYKHIENVD from the coding sequence TTGAACGAAATAATTATTGAGCTAGAAGAGATGTCTCCAAAAGAGTTTTTTGGAACGGGAAACGAAAACATTACACTTTTAAAAAAATACTTTCCAAAACTTAAGATAGTCGCTAGAGGGAACAAAATTAAAGCCTTTGGAGATGACGAGCTTCTTGAAGAATTTGATCGTAGAATGACCATGCTAATAATGCATTTTTCTAAGTATAATAAGTTAGACGAAAACGTTATTGAACGTGTGTTAACAAGTCAAAGCGGTGATGATTATAAGACTTCAGAGCAAAGTGGCGAAGTTTTGGTACATGGTGTAAATGGAAAACCTATTAAACCGATCACAGCTAACCAACGTAAAATGGTAGAGTTGATGCGTAAAAACGATATGGTTTTTGCAATTGGACCAGCCGGAACAGGAAAGACATATACAGGAGTTGCGTTGGCAGTAAAAGCCTTAAAAAACAAAGAAGTAAAACGTATTATATTAACGCGTCCTGCGGTGGAAGCGGGAGAAAATTTAGGATTTTTACCGGGAGATTTACAAGAAAAATTAGATCCTTACATGCAACCTATTTATGATGCTTTACGGGATATGATTCCTGCTGAAAAACTAGCACATTATATAGAAAACGGCACCATACAGATTGCTCCATTAGCCTTTATGCGTGGACGTACGTTGGATCATGCTTTTGTTATTTTGGATGAAGGTCAAAATACAACACATGCACAAATGAAGATGTTTTTAACCAGAATGGGGAAAAATGCTAAATTTTTGCTAACCGGTGATCCAGGACAAATAGATTTACCACGTCGTACTATTTCTGGTTTAAAAGAAGCCTTGCTTATTTTAAAAGGAGTAGAAGGTGTAGGAATGATTTTTCTAGATGATAAGGATGTTGTACGTCATAAATTGGTCAAGAAGATTATAGAGGCTTATAAGCATATCGAAAATGTTGATTAG
- a CDS encoding phosphoribosylaminoimidazolesuccinocarboxamide synthase gives MSNTIIDTNFNFPNQKSLYKGKVRAVYNINDEELVMIATDRLSAFDVVMPKGIPYKGQILNQIATSMMKATEDVVPNWLTATPDPNVAVGHLCEPFKVEMVIRGYMSGHAAREYKAGKRMLCGVAMPEGMKENDKFPEPIITPATKAEMGDHDEDISREDILKKGIVSEADYIVLEDYTRKLFQRGTEIAASRGLILVDTKYEFGKTKEGKIVLIDEIHTPDSSRYFYAEGYQDRQNNNEAQKQLSKEFVRQWLIANDFQGLEGQTVPVMSDAYIETVSERYIELYENIMGEPFVKADVSNIQERIEANVLAYLQ, from the coding sequence ATGAGTAATACAATAATAGATACCAATTTTAATTTTCCAAATCAAAAAAGTCTTTACAAAGGAAAAGTTAGAGCCGTTTATAATATCAATGACGAAGAATTAGTCATGATTGCTACAGATAGATTAAGTGCCTTTGATGTGGTTATGCCTAAAGGGATTCCTTATAAAGGACAAATTCTTAATCAGATTGCAACTAGTATGATGAAGGCTACGGAAGATGTGGTGCCAAACTGGTTAACAGCAACACCAGATCCAAACGTTGCGGTTGGACATTTATGCGAGCCTTTTAAAGTCGAAATGGTAATACGTGGTTACATGTCTGGTCATGCTGCACGCGAGTATAAAGCTGGGAAGCGTATGCTTTGCGGTGTTGCAATGCCAGAAGGTATGAAGGAGAACGATAAGTTTCCTGAGCCTATCATTACACCTGCGACTAAAGCAGAAATGGGGGATCACGATGAAGATATCTCTAGAGAAGATATTTTGAAAAAAGGAATTGTAAGTGAAGCCGATTATATTGTCTTAGAAGATTACACGCGTAAATTATTCCAAAGAGGGACTGAAATTGCAGCATCACGTGGCTTAATTCTTGTAGATACTAAATATGAATTTGGTAAAACTAAAGAGGGGAAAATTGTTTTAATTGACGAAATCCATACGCCAGATTCTTCGCGTTATTTTTATGCAGAAGGCTACCAAGACCGTCAAAATAATAATGAAGCTCAGAAACAATTGTCTAAAGAGTTTGTCAGACAATGGTTAATTGCTAATGATTTTCAAGGATTAGAAGGTCAAACCGTTCCGGTAATGTCTGATGCGTATATTGAAACCGTATCAGAACGTTATATTGAATTATACGAAAATATTATGGGAGAACCATTTGTAAAAGCGGATGTGTCTAATATTCAGGAACGTATTGAAGCTAATGTTTTAGCTTATTTACAATAG